DNA from Musa acuminata AAA Group cultivar baxijiao chromosome BXJ1-5, Cavendish_Baxijiao_AAA, whole genome shotgun sequence:
TCACTCCATCGATGACCGGAAACCGACGCCACACGCGTCGGGCCAGTCCACGTGCGCACGCCGCTCAGCCTGAACTGCTTTCACGTGCTTCCCACGTGCGGTCCCCTTTTATTTGCCTCCTTCCCCCTTGAAGTTTTGCTCCTCTCGGACGCAAAGCGACGGCTCCCATCGCTGGCCCTCCCAACAGAAACTTTCGGGTTTTCTTCTGCGGTTATTTGATTGAATTGGAACGAGAGTGGGCCGAATCGAATCGGATTGAGATGGAGATGGGCATCCCCTCGAACTACCGGTACATGGGGCGGAGCTACAGCGACGGCGGCGACTCCTCCGGCGCTTTCAGCGACTGCAACAGCGATCGTTCCGGCGAGTTCCCCTCCTACGGATCTCCCACatcttcctcctcgtcctcctctggCGGAGGCGGCCTGCAGCGGCTCCTTGTTGCCTGCGCCGCTGATTACTCGGACGAGGTGGTGCGCGGGCTCATCTCCGACCTTGAGTCCCCGGCCGCCACCGTCGAGTCCCAGCGACGCGCCGCCATGGAGCTCCGCCTCCTCGCGAAGCACAACCCCGAGAACCGGCTGCGCATCGTCGCCGCCGGCGCGGTCGGCCCCCTTGTCGCGCTGCTCTCCCACCCTGACCCCCTGCTGCAGGAGCACGGCGTAACCGCCATTCTGAACCTCTCCCTTTGCGAGGAGAACAAGACCCTGATCGCCGCCGCCGGCGCCATCCGACCCCTCGTTCGCGCACTCCGCACCGGCACCCCCGCCGCCCGCGAGAACGCCGCCTGCGCCCTCGTCCGCCTCGCCCAGCTCGACGACCTCCGCGCCGCCATCGGCCGCTACGGTGCTATCCCGCCCCTCGTGGCCCTCCTCGAGTCCAGCACTCCCCGCGGGAAGAAGGACGCCGCCACCGCCCTCTTCACACTGCTTGCTTCCCGCGAGAACAAAATCCGGGCCGTCGAGGCTGGGATTGTCCGGCCGCTGCTGGACCTGATGGCCGACCCGGAATCCGGGATGGTCGATAAAGCGGCGTACGTGCTGCACGCGGTGGTGGAGGTGGCGGAGGGccgagcggcggcggtggaggagtaCGGTGTTCCCGTGCTGGTGGAGATGGTAGAGACGGGCACGCCACGGCAGAAGGAGATCGCCGTCCGCTCCCTCTTCGAGATCTGCCGGGAGAGCGCCATCTACCGCAAGATGGTCGCCCACGAGGGCGCCATCCCTCCTCTCGTCGCCCTCTCCCAGTCCGGCACCAAGAAAGCCAAGGAGAAGGTAATCTTACCGTCTATGGTGATCCCACCTCTGTCTCCCACGTCAGCACCAACTTTACTTATGTTTAtacattttttaatataaataattgaaCTCGAAAGCAAAACAGGCGGAGGCGTTGATTGAGCTACTGCGGCAACCGAGGACGGCCGACGTGTCACACTATTAACGGACACGTGGCGGGATTCCAAGGCCTGCGATGGACCCAATGTAAATATGTGGCTGTGAGTGAGTGTACATTTCCAAAAGCGACGAAGAGAGAAAGATCCTTTTACGTCTCTTTTTGGGTGTGTTTTGGAGCAGAAAGAAGAGCAAATGCAATATAAGAATTGGGGAGGCGGGGAGGGAAATGGCTTGTTGTGGCGCGTAGAGACGTAGCGTTTATGCAAAAGCAGCCAGAAAAGATGATTGTAGGATGGTTGCAGAGTGGAGAAGCATGTGGGCATGTGATATGGTGGTGTGGGTTTGCTTTCCAAGTGCTACCATGGAGATCGTGACCAAACCATCCATGTGTATGTGTAGGACTGTCATTCTGGCAAATATATCGAAAATGTTTGTAAATGAAGGTGAGAACGTGTGTGAGGCTCGTTGTGGTTTTTAATGGCCAGATGTTATTGTTTCATGTGTGTGTAACATGGTGTTGATCTTATTACAATTTTTTGATGGACCGAGGAATCTGGTTGCGGCAAGGCAACGTGGTGTGCGACACGCCCTTGTCGGCTGAGGAATGGAGTGATGGCAGAAGACAGTTGCTTCCAAGTGTTAAAACGTGGCATGCTATGTGTCTTCAGTCCTTCCATTTTGTTCTCTGatcgtcttcctcctctcttcgttTATTGGAGACACAGTTGCACTTGGATTTTGCATTTGGGTGATGGTGCGGTGAACAGTGACCTCAGGGTTATATTTTATGATCAAACCGGTGATCCTTTCCAACAAGGATACAGTTAATGGTGGCCTTTGGTGTCTCATCATGACTTCACCTTAACATTGCCCCACTTATGTGGTTCTGAATGGGTTGGTGAAGCAAAGTAACAGAAGAGAACAAAATAACCTGgtggataaaaagaaaaaaaaagggaacaatGTAACCTGGGGAACTAAAACACTCGTGTTACCCAGAAACATGATTCTTGTatcttaataattaaaatttgtggATGTTTGTCATGTCAATATCAAATTCAAATGAAATATatcattcgaatcaaatatgattGGAAGCATATTTGATAGGAGAGAAGTTTTCCCCACTCATCATGTGGTTGCTCAATTAACCAGTATTTTAACAAGAAAATAATCATATAatagaatataatttgatttcaaaaatatttcagtaatctttTCTTTTAGTTGTTTCCTTGAAGGAATTTGACATatagataagattttttcaattatacgaggaaatctttatattctgttgagggaaattcttcctcttaatatatataaatagagggggatatgttaatgcattcaagttttttcaataaagtttttttaatttttttaataatttttttatcatttatttttttcaacAAGTAGAACTGAACTGCTCTTGTAAGCGTCGTTAAATGTGATCTCATATTGATGCAGAAATTTTCCATTGCAAGATAATATAGATATGAAAAAGAAGAGCTGCTCTCTTTATTCTTTCTGGATAATCTTTGTGCCACCCAGAATCAGCTAAGAAATAAACAAGTTTCCTCTTTAAGATCTTAATGTTTTAGGTGCACTTGACAGTGCAGCACGATGATGCCTTCGTTCACCATTGATTAC
Protein-coding regions in this window:
- the LOC135674139 gene encoding U-box domain-containing protein 4-like; this translates as MEMGIPSNYRYMGRSYSDGGDSSGAFSDCNSDRSGEFPSYGSPTSSSSSSSGGGGLQRLLVACAADYSDEVVRGLISDLESPAATVESQRRAAMELRLLAKHNPENRLRIVAAGAVGPLVALLSHPDPLLQEHGVTAILNLSLCEENKTLIAAAGAIRPLVRALRTGTPAARENAACALVRLAQLDDLRAAIGRYGAIPPLVALLESSTPRGKKDAATALFTLLASRENKIRAVEAGIVRPLLDLMADPESGMVDKAAYVLHAVVEVAEGRAAAVEEYGVPVLVEMVETGTPRQKEIAVRSLFEICRESAIYRKMVAHEGAIPPLVALSQSGTKKAKEKAEALIELLRQPRTADVSHY